Proteins encoded together in one Rhizobium bangladeshense window:
- a CDS encoding GGDEF domain-containing protein translates to MNTAVAPKVQVPDVAGQITYAMRSMGVAPIPRNYELFYEAYIGSNPALTRELAALGSQATQAELDALGAQYFTTSPARVFDDVHTRISGELEGLLRILRQEQSSLESYSRLLGETHKRITSKSNASVELIESAIELLSQATGDTMAHGERTVEDVVQRSQEMDQVRKELDEYKRIANTDSLTRLSNRRAFDDRLAAVFNNPGMRPVTALLLADIDNFKKINDTYGHPVGDKILATVASVIRSNVRRDVFVARAGGEEFALIIEGNTVEEVAAIAERIRRTLETTPFKNSRTRVNYGPITVSIGICMASNAEDAGELYSKTDIALYGAKNAGRNCIVLYQDGMQKDFSKSWLIYKS, encoded by the coding sequence ATGAATACGGCTGTCGCGCCGAAGGTGCAGGTTCCCGACGTCGCGGGTCAAATCACCTATGCCATGCGCTCGATGGGTGTTGCGCCGATACCGCGCAATTACGAACTCTTCTACGAGGCCTATATCGGCTCTAACCCTGCCCTCACTCGCGAACTTGCAGCCCTTGGCAGCCAAGCCACGCAGGCCGAACTTGATGCGCTCGGTGCGCAATATTTCACCACTAGCCCGGCCCGGGTCTTCGACGACGTTCATACGCGCATATCAGGCGAACTCGAAGGCCTGTTGCGGATCCTGAGGCAGGAGCAGAGCTCGCTCGAAAGCTATTCCAGGCTGCTCGGCGAAACCCACAAGCGCATCACATCGAAGAGCAATGCCAGCGTCGAACTGATCGAAAGCGCCATCGAACTTTTAAGCCAGGCGACTGGCGACACCATGGCGCATGGCGAACGCACCGTCGAGGACGTCGTCCAGCGCTCGCAGGAGATGGACCAGGTCCGCAAGGAACTCGACGAATACAAGCGCATCGCCAATACCGATTCGCTGACGCGCCTTTCCAATCGCCGCGCCTTCGACGACCGCCTTGCGGCCGTCTTCAACAATCCCGGCATGCGGCCGGTGACGGCCCTGCTGCTCGCCGATATCGACAATTTCAAGAAGATCAACGACACCTACGGCCATCCCGTCGGCGACAAGATTCTTGCCACCGTAGCCTCCGTCATCCGCAGCAATGTCCGGCGCGACGTCTTCGTCGCCCGTGCCGGCGGCGAGGAATTTGCCCTGATCATCGAGGGCAACACAGTCGAGGAAGTGGCGGCGATCGCCGAACGCATCCGCCGTACGCTGGAAACCACGCCGTTCAAGAATTCCCGCACGCGGGTGAATTACGGCCCGATCACCGTTTCGATCGGCATCTGCATGGCGTCGAATGCCGAGGATGCCGGCGAGCTATACAGCAAGACCGACATCGCCCTCTACGGCGCCAAGAATGCCGGGCGCAACTGCATAGTCCTCTATCAGGACGGCATGCAGAAGGACTTCAGCAAGAGCTGGCTGATCTACAAGTCCTGA
- a CDS encoding pyridoxamine 5'-phosphate oxidase family protein, with protein MKIISSIEELNRIYGAGLSQASVDKVTKRLTPLYRQMIEISPFAALATVGPEGLDCSPRGDLGGVVRVVDEETLHLPDWRGNNRVDSLSNIVRDPRLALMFLVPGSNTTMRINGRGVVSDDDALLASFEMDGKHPRTVVVISIDEVYFQCARAVMRADLWNGEHFADPAKLPTPGQMLKAAVGDFDQETYDREWPARAAKTMW; from the coding sequence ATGAAAATCATCAGCAGCATCGAAGAGCTCAATAGGATCTACGGCGCAGGCCTATCGCAGGCTTCGGTCGACAAGGTGACCAAGCGACTGACGCCGCTTTACCGTCAGATGATCGAGATATCGCCCTTTGCGGCGCTTGCGACCGTCGGCCCGGAAGGGCTCGATTGTTCGCCACGCGGCGATCTCGGCGGCGTGGTTCGCGTCGTCGACGAAGAGACGCTGCATCTGCCGGACTGGCGCGGCAACAACCGCGTCGATTCGCTCTCGAATATTGTGCGAGATCCAAGGCTCGCGCTGATGTTTCTGGTCCCTGGCTCGAATACGACGATGCGCATCAACGGACGCGGTGTCGTCTCCGACGATGATGCGCTGCTTGCAAGCTTCGAGATGGATGGCAAACACCCGCGCACCGTCGTCGTCATCTCGATCGACGAGGTCTATTTCCAGTGCGCACGCGCAGTGATGAGGGCCGATCTCTGGAATGGCGAACATTTCGCCGATCCGGCGAAGCTGCCGACGCCGGGTCAGATGCTGAAGGCCGCGGTCGGCGATTTCGACCAGGAAACCTACGACCGGGAATGGCCGGCACGTGCGGCGAAGACGATGTGGTGA
- a CDS encoding alpha/beta hydrolase, with amino-acid sequence MANFLSDVTRRGFSLLQAVSPALAGKAAFLLFCRTPSPRPEGAKARAAHASGAARLAGAERFALKLAGGGRAYAYRLNGGARGKRKRFLVTHGWGSRTEYMAELVSMLSAPGAEVVALDFPGHGCAGGRFLHMGLAVETIAAAEARFGTFDAAIGHSFGGAALMVSALGLLPHLAPVTIERLALIGAPSEMRWLFIDFGRLVGLRPAAQAVFENEVSRVTGRRLEDFDIGGAADSIGRPVLVMHAEDDKEVSPAHARRYGAAGESVRLLWANGFGHRRIVSAAPVLAAIATFLDGNPDEKGVTGSAIKKDAEIIPFFELPARRAAL; translated from the coding sequence ATGGCAAATTTCTTAAGTGACGTCACCCGCCGCGGTTTTTCGCTGCTGCAGGCAGTTTCACCCGCTCTGGCGGGCAAAGCGGCGTTCCTGCTGTTCTGCCGTACGCCATCGCCAAGGCCGGAGGGAGCGAAGGCGAGGGCGGCGCATGCGTCGGGTGCGGCCCGGCTTGCCGGAGCCGAGCGTTTCGCCCTTAAGCTCGCCGGTGGAGGACGTGCATATGCCTACCGGCTGAACGGCGGGGCCCGGGGCAAGCGCAAGCGATTTCTGGTGACGCATGGCTGGGGCTCGCGCACTGAATATATGGCCGAGCTCGTTTCCATGCTTTCGGCGCCTGGCGCGGAGGTCGTGGCGCTCGATTTTCCCGGCCATGGATGCGCCGGCGGACGCTTTCTGCACATGGGGCTCGCCGTGGAAACGATAGCGGCGGCCGAAGCGCGGTTCGGCACATTCGATGCAGCGATCGGCCATTCCTTCGGCGGGGCAGCTCTGATGGTCTCGGCTTTGGGTTTGCTGCCTCATCTCGCACCTGTCACCATCGAGCGACTGGCGTTGATCGGCGCACCGAGCGAGATGCGCTGGCTGTTTATCGATTTTGGCCGTTTGGTAGGCCTGCGCCCTGCCGCGCAGGCAGTCTTCGAGAACGAGGTTAGCCGTGTCACCGGGCGGCGACTCGAGGATTTCGATATCGGCGGGGCGGCGGATAGCATTGGCCGGCCGGTTCTCGTCATGCACGCCGAAGACGATAAGGAGGTGTCGCCCGCCCATGCAAGACGCTACGGGGCGGCAGGCGAGAGCGTCCGGCTGTTGTGGGCGAACGGTTTCGGGCATCGGCGCATCGTAAGCGCCGCTCCGGTGCTTGCTGCGATTGCGACATTTCTAGATGGCAATCCGGACGAGAAAGGCGTTACCGGCAGCGCTATCAAAAAAGATGCGGAGATCATTCCGTTTTTTGAGCTTCCGGCAAGGCGCGCGGCATTGTAG
- a CDS encoding MarR family winged helix-turn-helix transcriptional regulator: MNKNQSLPWDHPRFRSWIAVARACQLMQQSLTRSLADLEIKPPHLDILVNLYRFEGISQQELARKLLVGRSNMSMLLPQMEKRDLIERRGDERDKRVLRLYLTPEGRKLTEAAMAIQTDLIERTLSDEPIEQCMATATSMERIVAVLLKDLRDDE; encoded by the coding sequence ATGAACAAAAATCAATCCCTTCCCTGGGATCATCCGCGTTTTCGCAGCTGGATTGCGGTGGCGCGCGCCTGTCAGCTGATGCAGCAGTCTTTGACCCGCTCGCTCGCCGATCTCGAAATCAAGCCGCCTCACCTCGACATTCTGGTCAATCTCTACCGCTTCGAAGGCATTTCGCAGCAGGAGCTGGCACGCAAACTGCTTGTCGGCCGCTCCAACATGAGCATGCTGCTGCCACAGATGGAAAAACGCGACCTGATCGAGCGGCGCGGCGACGAGCGCGACAAGCGGGTGCTACGCCTCTATCTCACTCCGGAGGGTCGCAAACTGACCGAGGCGGCGATGGCAATCCAGACCGATCTCATCGAGCGCACGCTCTCCGATGAGCCGATCGAGCAATGCATGGCGACCGCCACCTCGATGGAACGCATCGTCGCCGTGCTGCTGAAAGATCTGCGCGACGACGAGTGA
- a CDS encoding low temperature requirement protein A, whose translation MAKTNRKSWLRAKGSAAGSKVTFLELFFDLVFVFSISQLSHALAAHYTPLGAVEAALMTFAVWWVWIFTAWVTNWLDPDRMPVCGMLVVLMMLGLVLSASIPEAFGDKGLLFAGAYVAMQVGRSLFATYAMTRVDRANTLNFARITSWLVAAAVFWIAGGLLEHEARLIAWLIALAIEYAGPAAGFAVPRLGRSRPSDWDVSGAHMAERCALFVIICLGEAILVSGRTFSELPISGLTGLIFVTAFIGTVAMWWLYFRFGHGRAVHRIEHEETPGALARQAFTYGHIPILAGIIVHAVAVEFMFSHPHETGDFGIAAAVLGGSGLFLVGNLWFKGATSGQMPLSHLAGLVLVILLAFVTPFIEVYLLGILATLVLIIVAAWEYRSLSGTSTAPSLH comes from the coding sequence ATGGCGAAAACCAACCGAAAGAGCTGGCTGCGTGCCAAGGGCAGCGCCGCCGGCAGCAAAGTGACCTTTCTCGAGCTGTTCTTCGACCTGGTCTTCGTCTTTTCGATTTCGCAGCTTTCGCATGCGCTCGCAGCCCATTATACGCCGCTTGGCGCGGTCGAAGCGGCGCTGATGACCTTCGCCGTCTGGTGGGTGTGGATATTCACCGCCTGGGTGACGAACTGGCTCGATCCGGACAGGATGCCGGTGTGCGGCATGCTGGTGGTGCTGATGATGCTCGGGCTGGTGTTGTCAGCCTCCATTCCCGAGGCATTCGGCGACAAGGGGCTGCTCTTTGCCGGCGCCTATGTGGCAATGCAGGTTGGGCGGTCGCTGTTTGCGACCTATGCGATGACGCGAGTGGACCGTGCCAATACGCTGAATTTCGCCCGCATCACAAGCTGGCTGGTGGCGGCCGCCGTCTTCTGGATCGCCGGCGGGCTCTTGGAGCATGAGGCCCGGCTCATCGCATGGCTGATCGCATTGGCGATCGAATATGCCGGGCCGGCCGCGGGCTTTGCGGTGCCGCGGCTCGGACGCTCAAGGCCAAGCGACTGGGATGTGTCCGGCGCCCACATGGCTGAGCGTTGCGCCCTCTTCGTCATCATCTGCCTCGGCGAAGCAATTCTTGTTTCAGGCCGTACATTTTCGGAGTTGCCGATCTCTGGTTTGACCGGCCTGATCTTCGTAACCGCCTTCATCGGCACGGTCGCCATGTGGTGGCTCTACTTCCGCTTCGGCCACGGGCGAGCCGTTCATCGTATCGAGCATGAGGAGACACCGGGGGCCTTGGCGCGGCAGGCCTTCACCTATGGGCACATTCCGATCCTGGCCGGCATCATCGTGCATGCGGTGGCTGTGGAATTCATGTTCTCGCATCCGCATGAGACGGGCGACTTCGGAATCGCCGCGGCGGTGCTCGGCGGTTCGGGCCTGTTCCTCGTCGGCAATCTCTGGTTCAAGGGCGCGACCAGCGGGCAGATGCCGCTGTCGCATCTTGCCGGCCTCGTGCTGGTGATCCTGCTGGCCTTCGTGACCCCCTTCATCGAGGTCTATCTGCTGGGTATTCTGGCGACGCTGGTGCTGATCATCGTCGCTGCCTGGGAATACCGCTCGCTGAGCGGCACATCGACGGCGCCGTCGCTGCATTGA